The following are from one region of the Myxococcales bacterium genome:
- a CDS encoding Hpt domain-containing protein: MKWIHSIRFRLIAATGLLAVFLLCVSVLGTQQFSKIAATVEDVSAQTELLIRLGHTEDNLDGLVRLLAKGWGEAADVNVQTRVFAVLDDVRLHLRSALARGTGAEASAALTEVTRRMGEVETWLGAARGRSLDEIDYLQTEEALGDALGTLAKLKLATAHSVESGLVGVRKGVREPVRLFWIVAGLGLALAICVMIFVHVRIASPINRLVAGVRTLARGERVVVQAEGRDELAELASSFNKMSETITDRTNRLKLVLDSTGDALVPVGLDGFVSGECSKRTLDWFGAVPDGATVWEFLGARSPAFADKFRVAFDQLTSEVFPFECAADLMPKDLQIEGTIYGLSYRAVRQGQKLEGVLIVLSDVTAQREAEAQEAESKEVFSVVGLCFRDPDLYGGFVADTLGRLASMKSGGIERQKADLHTIKGNAGMIGFVRIAQACHLMEDEIIESGRPQAPARFDELARLFAESRSRVEALAGPAQDMVQVTPSEFAWLLDTLESRDPRAAARAASWKLTRVRRILEQLGGHSKRIGERLGKQVDVVVECPELRMDRTKFEGVWAAMVHAIRNAVDHGIETPEQREAAGKRRQGQVKLSGKTEAGALVVTVEDDGRGIDVERLRAKVVDLHGEAAKAWPLIDLVCAKGASTAAQVSDTSGRGEGVGALRETVLDHGGSMTIQTTRNQGTRLRIELPLEHAKWWQLQAA; this comes from the coding sequence ATGAAGTGGATTCACAGCATTCGATTTCGGTTGATTGCAGCCACGGGGCTGCTGGCAGTGTTTCTGCTTTGTGTGAGCGTTCTGGGCACCCAGCAGTTCTCGAAGATCGCCGCTACCGTCGAAGACGTCTCGGCACAAACGGAGCTGCTCATTCGTCTTGGCCACACCGAAGACAACCTCGACGGCCTCGTGCGGTTGCTCGCCAAGGGCTGGGGCGAGGCGGCCGACGTGAACGTGCAGACCCGGGTGTTCGCCGTTCTGGATGACGTCCGCCTTCATCTGCGCTCGGCCCTGGCCCGGGGGACGGGTGCGGAGGCAAGCGCAGCCCTGACGGAAGTCACGCGCAGAATGGGTGAGGTCGAGACCTGGCTCGGCGCCGCACGAGGCCGCAGCCTGGACGAGATCGATTACTTGCAGACGGAAGAAGCCCTGGGCGATGCCCTCGGCACCCTCGCGAAGCTCAAGCTGGCCACGGCGCACTCCGTGGAGTCGGGGCTCGTGGGCGTCAGGAAGGGGGTGCGCGAACCTGTGCGCCTGTTCTGGATCGTCGCGGGGCTGGGGCTTGCACTCGCGATCTGCGTGATGATCTTCGTGCACGTCCGCATCGCCTCGCCCATCAACCGTCTGGTCGCCGGCGTCAGAACGCTCGCGCGCGGCGAACGCGTGGTCGTGCAGGCGGAAGGACGAGACGAGCTGGCCGAGCTGGCAAGCTCATTCAACAAGATGTCAGAAACGATCACCGATCGCACCAACCGCCTGAAGTTGGTCCTCGACAGTACGGGAGATGCCTTGGTGCCCGTTGGCCTGGATGGCTTCGTATCGGGCGAGTGCTCGAAGCGCACCTTGGACTGGTTCGGAGCCGTTCCCGACGGCGCCACCGTCTGGGAGTTTCTGGGGGCGCGGAGCCCCGCGTTCGCCGACAAGTTTCGCGTGGCGTTCGATCAGCTGACGTCCGAGGTGTTCCCCTTCGAGTGTGCGGCTGACCTGATGCCCAAGGACCTTCAGATCGAAGGAACCATCTACGGCCTGTCTTACCGTGCCGTCAGGCAAGGGCAGAAGCTCGAGGGCGTGCTCATCGTGCTCTCCGACGTCACCGCCCAACGAGAGGCCGAGGCCCAGGAGGCCGAGTCGAAGGAGGTGTTCAGCGTGGTGGGCTTGTGCTTCCGCGACCCGGATCTCTACGGCGGGTTCGTGGCGGACACCCTGGGTCGGCTCGCTTCGATGAAGAGCGGGGGCATCGAGCGGCAGAAAGCGGATCTGCACACGATCAAGGGGAACGCGGGCATGATCGGGTTCGTGCGCATCGCCCAGGCCTGTCACCTCATGGAGGACGAAATCATCGAGTCGGGCCGGCCTCAGGCGCCGGCAAGGTTCGATGAACTCGCTCGTCTCTTCGCCGAGAGCCGCAGCCGGGTGGAGGCGTTGGCGGGACCGGCGCAGGACATGGTCCAGGTCACGCCCTCGGAGTTCGCGTGGCTGCTCGACACCCTGGAGTCCCGAGATCCGCGCGCCGCCGCGCGGGCGGCGTCCTGGAAGTTGACGCGGGTGAGACGCATCTTGGAGCAGCTGGGTGGGCACTCGAAGCGGATCGGTGAGCGCCTGGGCAAACAGGTCGACGTGGTCGTGGAGTGCCCCGAGTTGAGAATGGATCGAACGAAGTTCGAGGGCGTGTGGGCGGCGATGGTTCACGCCATCCGCAACGCGGTCGATCACGGCATCGAGACGCCGGAGCAAAGGGAGGCCGCAGGCAAACGCCGACAGGGCCAGGTGAAGCTGTCGGGCAAAACGGAAGCCGGAGCCCTGGTGGTCACGGTCGAAGACGATGGGCGGGGCATCGATGTCGAGCGGCTCCGCGCCAAGGTGGTGGATCTACACGGAGAGGCCGCAAAGGCGTGGCCCCTTATCGATCTCGTTTGTGCCAAGGGCGCCAGCACGGCGGCGCAAGTGTCGGACACCTCGGGTCGTGGCGAGGGCGTGGGGGCGTTGCGGGAGACGGTACTAGATCACGGGGGCAGCATGACCATTCAAACCACCCGGAACCAGGGCACCCGCCTGCGCATCGAGCTGCCCCTCGAGCACGCCAAGTGGTGGCAGCTGCAGGCGGCCTAG
- a CDS encoding serine/threonine protein kinase translates to MPHTETRKDAGDHRCMTAGATQRRAGSTKASDLAARDGRPGPWAPLRAGERVTRVSETRRRSAGPADDAPPRAASAVPTLQLSFRETFGRYELVERLGVGGMAEIWKANAEGARGFSRTFVVKRILPEHAHSPYFLSLFEDEARLVGQLYHPNIVQVYEFGVVAGSPYLAMEYLDGVDLGHVLSSLMARDEVMAPSTAAFIALEIAKALGYAHTRLDAHGQPLQVVHRDVSPENIMLVSDGQVKLLDFGIALSARRSAQSITQTRTFKGKMAYGSPEQVAGRALDGRSDVFSLGIVLWEMLTSRRLFGADSHANMALRILEAESPAPSTISLDVPPALDAVVRRALARDPAARFSSAQAMVVALEDVLRADPVDPADLRHLAERAPRPGPLAGQTTGLNARRVLTAPRFETLNISRPDETTAIVAGPRPRRASRTLVFFLAFGVALLGGPSALTWLESLDLPHTIARMMSRTQPRPASPAEAPGQGASHSGKIKASRGTSPVITPLATSPLHTSALAPTVPDGAR, encoded by the coding sequence ATGCCTCACACCGAAACTCGCAAGGACGCCGGGGATCATCGCTGCATGACGGCCGGTGCTACACAACGCCGCGCCGGCTCGACGAAGGCCAGCGACCTCGCGGCCCGGGACGGCCGCCCGGGGCCGTGGGCGCCCCTGCGGGCCGGGGAGCGGGTCACACGCGTGTCGGAGACGCGCCGGCGAAGCGCGGGCCCTGCGGACGACGCCCCCCCGCGGGCAGCGTCCGCGGTCCCCACACTTCAGCTCTCCTTCCGGGAAACGTTTGGCCGCTACGAACTGGTGGAACGGCTGGGGGTGGGCGGCATGGCGGAGATTTGGAAGGCCAACGCCGAGGGTGCCCGCGGCTTTTCCCGGACCTTCGTGGTCAAACGCATCCTGCCGGAGCACGCACATTCGCCCTACTTCCTGAGCCTCTTCGAGGACGAGGCCAGGCTGGTAGGCCAGCTCTATCACCCCAACATCGTTCAGGTTTACGAGTTCGGTGTGGTGGCGGGCTCGCCCTATCTGGCGATGGAGTACCTGGACGGGGTGGATCTTGGCCACGTGCTGTCCAGCCTCATGGCCCGGGACGAAGTCATGGCACCTTCCACCGCCGCGTTCATCGCGCTCGAGATCGCCAAAGCCCTGGGCTACGCCCACACCCGGCTCGACGCACACGGGCAGCCGCTTCAGGTGGTGCACAGGGACGTGAGCCCGGAGAACATCATGCTGGTGTCGGACGGGCAGGTGAAGCTGCTCGACTTTGGCATCGCTTTGTCGGCGAGGCGGTCGGCGCAGTCCATCACGCAAACCCGCACGTTCAAGGGCAAGATGGCCTATGGCTCGCCCGAGCAGGTCGCGGGCCGGGCCCTCGACGGGCGTTCCGACGTCTTCTCTTTGGGCATCGTGCTGTGGGAGATGCTGACCTCGCGGCGCCTGTTCGGGGCCGACAGTCACGCGAACATGGCCCTCCGCATTCTCGAGGCCGAAAGCCCGGCCCCAAGCACCATCTCGCTCGACGTTCCGCCCGCGCTCGATGCGGTGGTGCGGCGGGCCCTGGCGCGCGATCCCGCAGCACGATTCTCGAGTGCCCAGGCCATGGTGGTGGCCCTCGAGGACGTTCTGAGGGCCGATCCGGTGGACCCAGCGGATCTGCGCCACCTGGCCGAGCGCGCGCCACGCCCCGGGCCGCTGGCCGGGCAGACGACGGGGTTGAACGCACGACGGGTGCTGACGGCTCCCCGCTTCGAGACTCTAAACATCTCGAGACCGGACGAAACGACGGCCATCGTAGCGGGCCCCCGCCCGCGAAGGGCGTCGCGCACGCTGGTGTTTTTCCTGGCGTTCGGCGTTGCCTTGCTGGGAGGGCCTTCGGCCTTGACCTGGCTCGAGTCCCTCGATCTGCCACACACCATCGCCCGGATGATGAGCCGCACGCAGCCCCGCCCGGCGAGCCCGGCCGAGGCCCCCGGACAGGGAGCCTCGCATTCCGGCAAAATCAAAGCGAGCCGAGGGACCTCGCCCGTCATCACCCCCCTCGCCACCTCACCGCTGCACACGAGCGCCCTCGCGCCCACCGTCCCCGACGGGGCGCGCTAG
- a CDS encoding P-II family nitrogen regulator: MKRVEAIIQPSRLDDVVERLQMIGVNGMTISEVKGFGRTGGRTEVYRGSAYAIDLLPKVRLQCVVPDDRVEQTVAAIVIRARTENIGDGKIFVLPVDEAIRIRTGETGDDAL, translated from the coding sequence GTGAAGCGGGTCGAAGCCATCATTCAACCTTCGCGTCTCGACGACGTCGTGGAGCGGCTACAGATGATCGGCGTCAACGGTATGACGATCTCAGAAGTGAAGGGCTTTGGGCGCACGGGGGGCAGAACCGAGGTCTACCGGGGCTCGGCTTACGCCATCGACCTTCTGCCGAAAGTGCGCCTTCAGTGCGTCGTGCCAGACGACCGCGTGGAGCAAACGGTGGCCGCGATCGTCATTCGCGCCCGTACCGAGAACATCGGCGACGGCAAGATCTTCGTGCTGCCCGTCGACGAGGCCATTCGCATTCGCACGGGCGAGACCGGCGACGACGCCCTTTAG